The Fibrobacter sp. UWEL DNA window GATGGTCGTGTCGCTTTCGTAGACGCCGTTGCCCTTGGTAAAGTTCTTCTGGCCAAGGACCTTCACCAGGTCCAGGGCTACGCTAGGTTTTTCTGCAATAATCAAAGTCTTGGGTGTGGTCTTTGCAGTTGCCATATCTTACTTCCATTTAAAGCGTCCCAGCACGCCGAAAATAACGGCAAGGACTGTAAAAGGGGCGTGTATGAATTCCACAGGAATGCACCACTTGATCAGGTGTTCCTGCCTAAATACACGTAACCCTCGGAGTATTAAAATCAGGTCGCCGGCACACTTGATCACGAATGTTATCGCAGTGGCCGCAAAAACAGTAAAGCTAAAGGGGGAAAGTGCCGCCGCAACACACTGCATGAGCAGGAACAGGAATACCATACTCAGCACGAATACAATTTTCGGTGTGTAATAGACGGTCTTGGAGGCCCAGCGCTTGCGCTGTTCCCAAAGTTCTTTCAATGTTTCCTTGCCGTTGGTGGTCACGAACGTGCTTTCGGAAATGCAGTAGCGCATGGCCCAGGGACGGTCCGCTGCCAGCTTCTGCATCAAGAGGTCGTCGTCTCCACTCTGAATCTTGAGGACGCCTTCGAAACCCTTCACGCTCTTGAAGAAACTCTTGCGGTAAGCCAGGTTGTTTCCGGTGCTGGTCAGGGGGAGGTGCATGGCAAGTCCTGCCGTTCCCGCCACTCTATATATAAGAGTCTCCACCGCCTGCATGCAAATCAGCACGCTGGACTTGCCTTTCACGGTAGGAATGTAGGAATGACCTGCCACCAGCTCGATACCCGGCTCGAATTCTGCCACGATGCCTGTAATCCAGGTGGGCTTCACAATGCAGTCTGCATCCGTCAGGCAGAGAATTTCGCCGTTACAGGCTTCAATCATCTGACTCAGGGCGAATTTCTTGGGGCTAGCTCCTTCCGGAATTTCCTTGATGGTCAGAACATTGAATTTTTCCGGATACTTGGCCTTGTATTCTTCCAAAATCTTGGGGGTGCTGTCCGTACTGCGGTCATCCGCTACCCAGACTTCCCAGAATCCGCGGTAATCCTGCTGCATCACGGAATCCAGAGTCTCCCGAATGCCAGCCTCTTCGTTACGGGCGGCAATCAGGATACTTACCTTAGGTGGTTGCTCTACGTCGGAGTTGCCCTTACGTACGGTTCCCAACGCCCTGAAGAACCTAAACTCCAGGTAGGCGTAGAACAGACAGAACGCTGACAACAGCCCGATAACAACG harbors:
- a CDS encoding glycosyltransferase; this translates as MVFTTVTYVVIGLLSAFCLFYAYLEFRFFRALGTVRKGNSDVEQPPKVSILIAARNEEAGIRETLDSVMQQDYRGFWEVWVADDRSTDSTPKILEEYKAKYPEKFNVLTIKEIPEGASPKKFALSQMIEACNGEILCLTDADCIVKPTWITGIVAEFEPGIELVAGHSYIPTVKGKSSVLICMQAVETLIYRVAGTAGLAMHLPLTSTGNNLAYRKSFFKSVKGFEGVLKIQSGDDDLLMQKLAADRPWAMRYCISESTFVTTNGKETLKELWEQRKRWASKTVYYTPKIVFVLSMVFLFLLMQCVAAALSPFSFTVFAATAITFVIKCAGDLILILRGLRVFRQEHLIKWCIPVEFIHAPFTVLAVIFGVLGRFKWK